One window of the Choristoneura fumiferana chromosome 18, NRCan_CFum_1, whole genome shotgun sequence genome contains the following:
- the LOC141438377 gene encoding putative serine protease K12H4.7 — protein sequence MYFASALIVISFGFSYCFVFFEHHGVPEWKNDLTNKNNDLSDTSEEWIEQPLDHFNTNNETWKMRYFKRLTFWKPNGPIYLFIGGDFEMFSGLIERYCLFPCQLANETNGALFASEHRYYGESMPVDIKDTSSMKYLSSKQALADLAALIKTIKSAPEFKSSKVVVIGGSYAGNLAAWMRLLYPDLVDAAVSSSAPLLAKKDFNEYLEAVSDAFEKYGSADCVKKINVFYKRITELLKSPSGIEKLKKEFGICNFSDMNVIENQQLFFDTLTFFTFGSVATHLTADDIKYTCRYFLTENWERSVQKSVEIFHKQLTSQYRSTTNTAVKSMFKLKKWTEITSKSWCFVFNFTKEMDLLRKMRRHGFVVFIYQRCNEFGNFETTNSDKQPFGHNVPLDFFIKQCQAIFGEDFNEKRVDDGVAQTNIMYGGITPNVTNVVFTHGDMDPWRRLGVLKDLSDTAVVRITNGTSNSALLNLDSSNPALLKDREYVKQMIKKWIEKA from the coding sequence ATGTATTTTGCTAGCGCACTTATAGTCATCAGTTTTGGATTTTCatattgttttgtgttttttgaaCACCATGGCGTACCGGAATGGAAAAATGAtttaactaacaaaaataatgaCTTAAGTGACACTTCGGAAGAATGGATTGAACAGCCGCTTGATCACTTTAATACAAATAATGAAACCTGGAAGATGAGATATTTCAAGAGGCTTACTTTTTGGAAGCCCAACGGACCCATTTACCTGTTCATCGGCGGTGACTTTGAGATGTTTTCTGGGCTCATAGAAAGGTATTGCCTCTTTCCGTGTCAGTTAGCGAATGAAACAAATGGAGCCCTATTTGCATCAGAACATCGTTACTATGGAGAAAGTATGCCCGTTGACATAAAAGACACCTCGTCGATGAAGTATTTGAGCTCGAAACAAGCGTTGGCTGACTTGGCTGCgttaattaaaactattaagTCTGCTCCCGAATTTAAATCGTCAAAGGTAGTTGTGATTGGCGGATCATATGCGGGGAATCTCGCTGCTTGGATGAGACTTCTTTACCCAGACCTCGTAGACGCTGCAGTGTCGAGCAGTGCGCCTCTTTTGGCAAAAAAAGATTTTAACGAATATCTTGAGGCGGTTAGTGATGCGTTTGAAAAATATGGGTCCGCTGATTgtgtaaagaaaataaatgttttttataaacGCATCACGGAATTACTAAAAAGTCCGAGTGGAATTGAAAAACTCAAAAAAGAATTCGGAATTTGTAATTTTAGTGATATGAATGTCATAGAGAATCAACAATTGTTTTTTGATACCTTAACTTTTTTTACATTCGGAAGTGTTGCTACACATTTAACCGCtgatgatataaaatatacatgtCGTTACTTTCTTACAGAAAATTGGGAGCGATCGGTGCAAAAAAGTGTTGAAATTTTTCATAAGCAATTGACTTCCCAATATCGTAGCACTACAAATACTGCAGTAAAATCGATGTTTAAACTCAAAAAATGGACAGAAATTACATCAAAAAGTTGGTGTTTTGTGTTTAACTTTACAAAGGAAATGGATTTATTGAGGAAAATGAGAAGGCATggatttgttgtttttatttaccagAGGTGTAATGAATTTGGTAATTTTGAAACCACAAATTCTGATAAACAACCTTTTGGTCATAATGTACCACTTGACTTTTTCATTAAACAATGTCAAGCCATATTTGGTGAGGATTTCAACGAGAAACGAGTTGACGATGGAGTAGCACAGACCAATATAATGTATGGTGGAATTACGCCCAACGTAACAAATGTGGTGTTCACTCATGGAGACATGGACCCTTGGCGTAGACTAGGAGTACTTAAAGATCTGTCTGACACTGCAGTGGTGAGAATAACAAATGGAACTTCTAACAGTGCACTGTTGAATTTGGACTCTTCCAATCCAGCACTCTTAAAAGATAGAGAGTATGTGAAgcaaatgattaaaaaatggaTAGAAAAAGCTTAA
- the LOC141438376 gene encoding intraflagellar transport protein 74 homolog isoform X3, with translation MRPASAYRGGTASRLSTAGFGPAPPTASRQPTAMTGFSMIDRPITQQGISGLRTGTARGFRTRQLQDKRYWEELMQVKVREMKAEIARLNEQAEAGERERSAKKHYEKRVKELAQELTDLQGRLSDYNTAIRIVNGEATKQSVEEQTRELDLSNKKLQEEVEQVFLEKQRKENQLKQLREQMEKEQSTISNLLVEMTPEQRDQYNELETTATALREEVEQSRAQIDHLSKEKDQFSKEISGSQIKLHLLELHRRLATAEEKRDNLKNEMNNRLEPQEEREKLLLQVREDNAAISSLDSKAATLKDQIRKVQEMIEEAEQDLEEGNSERHQKYRELKKREETMDAFLSTYEENLKKEQDRIEQLEKDIVFALEHSSSNIDLDLSEIDSLKQKEGYTSAYDEGKKSIEILMKDYERFQTNLKKVESTRERLATELQTLPEKTQAMNEELVILSDIEKLRDDGEEQKKALETEIKVLKEKLAPTESAVVEAASKLKKLQDSLDGNEMYAKLNSLEDQLSQLESRKTVLEEDIASITLKADYEPLKKQAMEELATLNKKIIEDLNSTRSY, from the exons ATGCGGCCAGCTTCTGCATACCGCGGCGGCACGGCGTCGCGACTCTCGACGGCCGGATTTGGTCCTGCGCCACCGACGGCCAGCCGTCAGCCGACAGCAATGACTGGCTTTTCCATG ATTGACAGGCCGATAACGCAGCAAGGTATATCAGGCTTACGAACGGGCACTGCGAGAGGGTTCCGCACGCGGCAGCTACAAGACAAGCGGTATTGGGAGGAACTGATGCAG GTCAAGGTCAGGGAAATGAAAGCAGAAATAGCGAGACTTAACGAACAAGCAGAGGCTGGAGAGCGAGAACGCTCTGCTAAGAAACATTACGAGAAGCGAGTGAAAGAATTAGCTCAAGAGTTAACAG ATCTCCAAGGACGCCTATCAGATTATAATACAGCCATTCGCATCGTCAATGGCGAAGCTACGAAGCAGTCCGTGGAGGAACAGACCAGGGAATTGGATTTGAGCAACAAGAAGCTCCAAGAAGAGGTCGAGCAAGTCTTCTTAGAGAAGCAGAGAAAGGAGAACCAGTTAAAACAGCTAAGGGAACAAATGGAGAAG gaaCAATCCACGATATCAAATTTATTGGTGGAAATGACGCCTGAACAAAGAGATCAATATAACGAGCTAGAGACTACAGCTACGGCTCTCAGGGAAGAGGTGGAACAATCCAGAGCACAAATTGATCACTTGAGCAAAGAGAAAGATCAATTTAGCAAAGAGATATCGGGATCTCAG ATAAAACTTCATCTGTTGGAGTTACATCGTCGATTAGCAACTGCAGAAGAAAAGCGAGATAATTTAAAGAATGAAATGAACAATCGCCTGGAGCCGCAGGAGGAAAGAGAGAAGTTATTACTGCAG gtgagAGAAGACAATGCTGCTATTTCATCACTAGATAGTAAGGCTGCGACACTTAAAGATCAAATACGTAAAGTTCAAGAGATGATAGAAGAAGCTGAACAG GATTTGGAAGAAGGAAATTCGGAGCGACATCAAAAATATAGAGAGCTGAAAAAACGAGAGGAAACAATGGACGCTTTCTTATCGACTTATGAAGAGAATCTTAAAAAGGAACAGGATAGAATCGAACAGCTAGAAAAGGACATAGTATTCGCTTTGGAGCATAGCAGCTCTAACATTGATTTAGATTTAAGTGAAATTGATTCTTTAAAACAAAAGGAAGGTTATACTTCAGCGTATGATGAAGGAAAGAAGTCAATTGAAATTTTGATGAAGGACTATGAAAGATTCCAGACGAATTTGAAAAAG gtTGAATCAACTCGTGAACGCCTCGCTACAGAACTCCAAACATTACCAGAAAAAACCCAAGCCATGAACGAAGAACTGGTAATACTTTCGGACATTGAAAAACTGAGGGACGATGGTGAAGAACAAAAGAAAGCTCTTGAGACTGAAATTAAAGTGTTGAAAGAAAAGTTAGCACCTACCGAGAGCGCTGTTGTGGAGGCCGCCAGCAAACTAAAGAAGTTGCAG GATAGTTTAGACGGCAACGAAATGTACGCAAAACTAAACAGTTTGGAAGATCAACTGTCTCAACTGGAAAGCCGAAAAACTGTTCTTGAAGAAGATATAGCATCCATCACGTTGAAAGCAGATTACGAGCCTTTGAAAAAACAGGCTATGGAAGAACTAGCAACTCTCAATAAGAAGATAATTGAGGATTTGAATTCTACTAGATCGTATTAA
- the LOC141438396 gene encoding putative serine protease K12H4.7 encodes MIAAWMRLLYPDLVDAALSSSAPVLAKKDFYEYLETVRDTYEKYGSTDCVNKICIFFKRIVEFLKNSSGIDTLKKELNICNESDMNVAHKKLWFSTWVYQESTEFGYFATTTSDKQPFTHNLPLDFWVKQCQAVFGEVFNEKRVDDGVTQTNAMYGGITPNVTNVVFTH; translated from the exons ATGATCGCTGCTTGGATGAGACTTCTTTACCCTGACCTCGTAGATGCTGCATTGTCAAGCAGTGCACCCGTTTTGGCAAAAAAAGACTTTTACGAATATCTTGAGACGGTTAGAGATACTTATGAAAAATATGGGTCCACTGATTGTGTaaacaaaatttgtattttttttaaacgcatcgttgaatttttaaaaaattcgaGTGGAATTGATACATTAAAAAAGGAACTTAATATTTGTAACGAAAGTGATATGAATGTC GCACATAAAAAATTATGGTTCTCTACTTGGGTTTACCAGGAGTCTACTGAATTTGGTTATTTTGCGACTACGACGTCTGATAAGCAACCTTTTACTCACAATTTACCACTTGATTTTTGGGTAAAACAATGCCAAGCCGTATTTGGTGAGGTTTTTAACGAGAAACGAGTCGACGATGGAGTAACACAGACCAACGCAATGTATGGTGGAATTACGCCTAACGTAACAAATGTGGTGTTCACTCATTGA
- the LOC141438376 gene encoding intraflagellar transport protein 74 homolog isoform X2, whose protein sequence is MCLRSGSMRPASAYRGGTASRLSTAGFGPAPPTASRQPTAMTGFSMIDRPITQQGISGLRTGTARGFRTRQLQDKRYWEELMQVKVREMKAEIARLNEQAEAGERERSAKKHYEKRVKELAQELTDLQGRLSDYNTAIRIVNGEATKQSVEEQTRELDLSNKKLQEEVEQVFLEKQRKENQLKQLREQMEKEQSTISNLLVEMTPEQRDQYNELETTATALREEVEQSRAQIDHLSKEKDQFSKEISGSQIKLHLLELHRRLATAEEKRDNLKNEMNNRLEPQEEREKLLLQVREDNAAISSLDSKAATLKDQIRKVQEMIEEAEQDLEEGNSERHQKYRELKKREETMDAFLSTYEENLKKEQDRIEQLEKDIVFALEHSSSNIDLDLSEIDSLKQKEGYTSAYDEGKKSIEILMKDYERFQTNLKKVESTRERLATELQTLPEKTQAMNEELVILSDIEKLRDDGEEQKKALETEIKVLKEKLAPTESAVVEAASKLKKLQDSLDGNEMYAKLNSLEDQLSQLESRKTVLEEDIASITLKADYEPLKKQAMEELATLNKKIIEDLNSTRSY, encoded by the exons AAGCGGCAGCATGCGGCCAGCTTCTGCATACCGCGGCGGCACGGCGTCGCGACTCTCGACGGCCGGATTTGGTCCTGCGCCACCGACGGCCAGCCGTCAGCCGACAGCAATGACTGGCTTTTCCATG ATTGACAGGCCGATAACGCAGCAAGGTATATCAGGCTTACGAACGGGCACTGCGAGAGGGTTCCGCACGCGGCAGCTACAAGACAAGCGGTATTGGGAGGAACTGATGCAG GTCAAGGTCAGGGAAATGAAAGCAGAAATAGCGAGACTTAACGAACAAGCAGAGGCTGGAGAGCGAGAACGCTCTGCTAAGAAACATTACGAGAAGCGAGTGAAAGAATTAGCTCAAGAGTTAACAG ATCTCCAAGGACGCCTATCAGATTATAATACAGCCATTCGCATCGTCAATGGCGAAGCTACGAAGCAGTCCGTGGAGGAACAGACCAGGGAATTGGATTTGAGCAACAAGAAGCTCCAAGAAGAGGTCGAGCAAGTCTTCTTAGAGAAGCAGAGAAAGGAGAACCAGTTAAAACAGCTAAGGGAACAAATGGAGAAG gaaCAATCCACGATATCAAATTTATTGGTGGAAATGACGCCTGAACAAAGAGATCAATATAACGAGCTAGAGACTACAGCTACGGCTCTCAGGGAAGAGGTGGAACAATCCAGAGCACAAATTGATCACTTGAGCAAAGAGAAAGATCAATTTAGCAAAGAGATATCGGGATCTCAG ATAAAACTTCATCTGTTGGAGTTACATCGTCGATTAGCAACTGCAGAAGAAAAGCGAGATAATTTAAAGAATGAAATGAACAATCGCCTGGAGCCGCAGGAGGAAAGAGAGAAGTTATTACTGCAG gtgagAGAAGACAATGCTGCTATTTCATCACTAGATAGTAAGGCTGCGACACTTAAAGATCAAATACGTAAAGTTCAAGAGATGATAGAAGAAGCTGAACAG GATTTGGAAGAAGGAAATTCGGAGCGACATCAAAAATATAGAGAGCTGAAAAAACGAGAGGAAACAATGGACGCTTTCTTATCGACTTATGAAGAGAATCTTAAAAAGGAACAGGATAGAATCGAACAGCTAGAAAAGGACATAGTATTCGCTTTGGAGCATAGCAGCTCTAACATTGATTTAGATTTAAGTGAAATTGATTCTTTAAAACAAAAGGAAGGTTATACTTCAGCGTATGATGAAGGAAAGAAGTCAATTGAAATTTTGATGAAGGACTATGAAAGATTCCAGACGAATTTGAAAAAG gtTGAATCAACTCGTGAACGCCTCGCTACAGAACTCCAAACATTACCAGAAAAAACCCAAGCCATGAACGAAGAACTGGTAATACTTTCGGACATTGAAAAACTGAGGGACGATGGTGAAGAACAAAAGAAAGCTCTTGAGACTGAAATTAAAGTGTTGAAAGAAAAGTTAGCACCTACCGAGAGCGCTGTTGTGGAGGCCGCCAGCAAACTAAAGAAGTTGCAG GATAGTTTAGACGGCAACGAAATGTACGCAAAACTAAACAGTTTGGAAGATCAACTGTCTCAACTGGAAAGCCGAAAAACTGTTCTTGAAGAAGATATAGCATCCATCACGTTGAAAGCAGATTACGAGCCTTTGAAAAAACAGGCTATGGAAGAACTAGCAACTCTCAATAAGAAGATAATTGAGGATTTGAATTCTACTAGATCGTATTAA
- the LOC141438376 gene encoding intraflagellar transport protein 74 homolog isoform X1: MDYSDSSGVDSAVGGRRETRPVSRRGFREYSNSGSAVSRSGSMRPASAYRGGTASRLSTAGFGPAPPTASRQPTAMTGFSMIDRPITQQGISGLRTGTARGFRTRQLQDKRYWEELMQVKVREMKAEIARLNEQAEAGERERSAKKHYEKRVKELAQELTDLQGRLSDYNTAIRIVNGEATKQSVEEQTRELDLSNKKLQEEVEQVFLEKQRKENQLKQLREQMEKEQSTISNLLVEMTPEQRDQYNELETTATALREEVEQSRAQIDHLSKEKDQFSKEISGSQIKLHLLELHRRLATAEEKRDNLKNEMNNRLEPQEEREKLLLQVREDNAAISSLDSKAATLKDQIRKVQEMIEEAEQDLEEGNSERHQKYRELKKREETMDAFLSTYEENLKKEQDRIEQLEKDIVFALEHSSSNIDLDLSEIDSLKQKEGYTSAYDEGKKSIEILMKDYERFQTNLKKVESTRERLATELQTLPEKTQAMNEELVILSDIEKLRDDGEEQKKALETEIKVLKEKLAPTESAVVEAASKLKKLQDSLDGNEMYAKLNSLEDQLSQLESRKTVLEEDIASITLKADYEPLKKQAMEELATLNKKIIEDLNSTRSY, encoded by the exons ATGGATTATTCCGATAGCAGTGGAGTGGACAGCGCTGTTGGTGGCAGACGCGAAACTAGGCCAGTATCCCGACGTGGTTTTAGAGAGTATAGCAACAGCGGGTCGGCTGTTTCGAG AAGCGGCAGCATGCGGCCAGCTTCTGCATACCGCGGCGGCACGGCGTCGCGACTCTCGACGGCCGGATTTGGTCCTGCGCCACCGACGGCCAGCCGTCAGCCGACAGCAATGACTGGCTTTTCCATG ATTGACAGGCCGATAACGCAGCAAGGTATATCAGGCTTACGAACGGGCACTGCGAGAGGGTTCCGCACGCGGCAGCTACAAGACAAGCGGTATTGGGAGGAACTGATGCAG GTCAAGGTCAGGGAAATGAAAGCAGAAATAGCGAGACTTAACGAACAAGCAGAGGCTGGAGAGCGAGAACGCTCTGCTAAGAAACATTACGAGAAGCGAGTGAAAGAATTAGCTCAAGAGTTAACAG ATCTCCAAGGACGCCTATCAGATTATAATACAGCCATTCGCATCGTCAATGGCGAAGCTACGAAGCAGTCCGTGGAGGAACAGACCAGGGAATTGGATTTGAGCAACAAGAAGCTCCAAGAAGAGGTCGAGCAAGTCTTCTTAGAGAAGCAGAGAAAGGAGAACCAGTTAAAACAGCTAAGGGAACAAATGGAGAAG gaaCAATCCACGATATCAAATTTATTGGTGGAAATGACGCCTGAACAAAGAGATCAATATAACGAGCTAGAGACTACAGCTACGGCTCTCAGGGAAGAGGTGGAACAATCCAGAGCACAAATTGATCACTTGAGCAAAGAGAAAGATCAATTTAGCAAAGAGATATCGGGATCTCAG ATAAAACTTCATCTGTTGGAGTTACATCGTCGATTAGCAACTGCAGAAGAAAAGCGAGATAATTTAAAGAATGAAATGAACAATCGCCTGGAGCCGCAGGAGGAAAGAGAGAAGTTATTACTGCAG gtgagAGAAGACAATGCTGCTATTTCATCACTAGATAGTAAGGCTGCGACACTTAAAGATCAAATACGTAAAGTTCAAGAGATGATAGAAGAAGCTGAACAG GATTTGGAAGAAGGAAATTCGGAGCGACATCAAAAATATAGAGAGCTGAAAAAACGAGAGGAAACAATGGACGCTTTCTTATCGACTTATGAAGAGAATCTTAAAAAGGAACAGGATAGAATCGAACAGCTAGAAAAGGACATAGTATTCGCTTTGGAGCATAGCAGCTCTAACATTGATTTAGATTTAAGTGAAATTGATTCTTTAAAACAAAAGGAAGGTTATACTTCAGCGTATGATGAAGGAAAGAAGTCAATTGAAATTTTGATGAAGGACTATGAAAGATTCCAGACGAATTTGAAAAAG gtTGAATCAACTCGTGAACGCCTCGCTACAGAACTCCAAACATTACCAGAAAAAACCCAAGCCATGAACGAAGAACTGGTAATACTTTCGGACATTGAAAAACTGAGGGACGATGGTGAAGAACAAAAGAAAGCTCTTGAGACTGAAATTAAAGTGTTGAAAGAAAAGTTAGCACCTACCGAGAGCGCTGTTGTGGAGGCCGCCAGCAAACTAAAGAAGTTGCAG GATAGTTTAGACGGCAACGAAATGTACGCAAAACTAAACAGTTTGGAAGATCAACTGTCTCAACTGGAAAGCCGAAAAACTGTTCTTGAAGAAGATATAGCATCCATCACGTTGAAAGCAGATTACGAGCCTTTGAAAAAACAGGCTATGGAAGAACTAGCAACTCTCAATAAGAAGATAATTGAGGATTTGAATTCTACTAGATCGTATTAA